The nucleotide sequence GGCTGGTCCACCCCGGCGCCGGGAACCTTGACGGGGTAAAAACGGTCTGGTTTCCCTTCACGCACGGGGTCACCCGTCGGCTGCGCCCACCCCTGCTTTCCCCTCCACGCCAAATTCCGGGAATACTTTCACGGCCCCTGTCCTCCTATTGGTCCAATCCTTTCCTGCTGCCCGTGGCATGGTGCCGTCGTGGCGGTTTCGAAACCCAAAATCCAAAAATCCAAAATCCTGCTCCCATGAACAAATCGAAGCGTCTCATCATCACCGCGGCCGCCCTGGCCGGTCTCTATGCTGGCGGTCTCGCGGTCAAGGCCACCGCCGCCGAATCCGGCGCCACCACCCCGTCCGGCGAAAAGGCCAAGGACGCTTGCAAGGGCAAGGACGGCTGTAAGGCCAAGGAAGGCAAGGATGGCTGCAAGGGTAAGGACGGTTGCAAGGCGAAAGAGGGCAAGGACGCCTGCAAGAGCAAGGATGGCTGCAAGGGCAAGGACACCTGCAAGAGCGCCGACGGCAAGGACACCTGCAAGGCCAAGGAAGGCTGCAAGGCGAAGGAAGGCTGCAAGAGCAAGGACGGCTGCAAGGCCGCCGAAGAGAAGAAGTGATTTCCGTCCGGCGATCCGCGATTTCCGCGGGCCGCCGTTGATTTTCCGGAGACCGGGCCCCGCGGCCCGGTCTCCGCTGGTTTGAGATGGAGCCCGCTCCGTGAGCGGGCTTAACCTGCCCGGAGGTCAGGTTCCACCTCCCCGAATTTCGTTTCCCCTGTCATGCCCGCCAATCCTTACAACGGCTTCACCGACTACGGCATCGGCCTGGGGCTGCGCGTGCCGCACTACGACCACATCCTCGCGGAAAAACCGACGGTGGACTGGTTCGAGATCATCTCCGAGACCTTCATGGTGGAGGGCGGCCGGCCGCTGGAAGTGCTCGACCGCATCCTCGCCCAGTACCGGGTCGTCCAGCACGGCGTGTCGCTGTACTTCGGCTCGGCGGACAAGCCGGACCGCGCGCACCTGAAGAAGCTCAAGGCTCTCACGCAGCGCACGAAGACGCCCTGGCTTTCCGACCACCTCTGCTGGGGCAGCGTGGATGGCACGTACTCGCACGACCTGCTGCCGATGCCGTACACCCTGGCCGCCGCGCGGCACACGGCCGAGAAGATCCGCATGGTGCGCGATTACCTGGAGCTGCCGATTGCGGTCGAAAACGTCAGTTCCTACACCGAATTTCATGTCTCCGAGATGACCGAGTGGGAATTCCTCACCGAGGTTGTCGAGCGGGCCGACTGCGGAATCCTGCTCGACGTGAACAATATCTACGTCTCGTCCAAGAACCACGGCTTCGATCCCTATGAGTACGTGAACCACGTGCCGCACCACCGCGTCGCGCAGATGCACATCGCCGGGCACACGAAATTCGAGAAGTACATCCTCGATACGCACGACCATCCCGTCCTCGACCCCGTGTGGCAGCTCTACGCCCACGCCATCCGGAAGTGCGGCGTGACCGCCACGCTCCTCGAGTGGGACGACAAGATCCCCTCTTTCCAAGAAGTCCACGACGAGGCCCTCAAGGCCAATCAGTTCATCGCCCAAGCCCGTGAAGCAAAAATCCCCCTCCCGCCGAAAACCCGCCGCACCCGCCCGCGTTGATTCCTCGCGCGACCTGGCCGGCCTGCAGCGGGCCGTCTGGGGGCTCGTGTCCCAGCCGCTCACGGCGCGCAACCGCATGCGGCCGCGCACGCCCGGGGGCCGGTCCACCGCGGCGGTGGCGGGGGAGATCGCGAAGCCCAACGACCGGCTGACCGCCTTCGAGCGCCTCGAGATCTACAACCGCATGTATTGGTTCCGCGTGCTCGACAGCCTGGCTGAGGACTGCCCGGGCCTGCGCGCCGTGCTTGGCGAGCGGAAATTCCTGCGCCTGGCCGAGGCTTACCTACAGCGATATCCCTCGCGTTCGTACACGCTCCGGAACCTGCCGGCCCGCCTGGAGCGGTTCATCCGCGAGGAGCCGCAATGGACCAAGCCGCACACCGCGCTCTGCCGCGATCTCGCCCGCTTCGAGTGGGCGCAGGTGGAGGTGTACGACGGGGCCACGTTGCCGCGCTTCACGGTGGAGGATCTCCGCGGGGCCAACCCCGCGAGACTCCGCCTGGCGCTCCAGCCCTATCTCCAGCTGCTGCTGCTCGACTATCCGGTGGATGACTTCCTGATCGCCATCAAGAAACGCGAGGCGCTCCTCCGCGGGGACGCGAGCAATGCCCCGACGGGGGTGCGGACGACGAAGAAGGTCCGGATTCCGCGGCCGAAGCGCCAGCGCTGTGCCGTGGCGGTGCACCGGCTGGATGGACGGATTTATTTCAAGCGGCTCGAGCCCGCCGCCTGCCAGGTGCTGCTCGCCCTCCGCGCCGGCCGGCCGCTCGCCGCCGCGCTGGCAGCGGGCCTGCCGGCCCGGTCCCGGCAATCCGGCGAAGCGCTCGCCGCGCAGGTGCAGGGCTGGTTCACCACGTGGATGCAGCTCGGGTGGTTCTGCCGGCGGACCTAGGGAGTAGGCGGCGGGCTGGCTCACGCCACGGTCGTGGCGCCAGTGAGCTGGCCGCCCACGGGTGAGGGAATAATGGCGCGGATCAACGCTCTCATTCACACTCATCACACCCATGCACCTTCGTCCCTTGCTCGCCAAGTTTGATACCGCCGCCGCTTATCTCCAATCGCCGCTGCTGCTCGCCCTCCGCCTCTACTGGGGCTGGCAGTTCGCGCAGACCGGTTGGGGCAAGCTCATGAACCTCGACCGCACGGCGGGGTTCTTTGCCTCGCTCGACATCCCCCTGCCCAAGCTCAACGCCGTGATGGCCGGCGGCACCGAGTGCCTGGGCGGCGTTTTGCTTTTGCTCGGGCTCTTCGCCCGCCCGGCCGCAGTTCCGTTGATCTTCACCATGCTCGTGGCTTACGGGACGGCCGATCGTGACGCCTTGAACGCCATCGTCAGCAATCCCGACGAATTCGTCACCGCCGCCCCGTTCCTGTTCCTGCTGGCCTCGCTCATCGTACTGGCGTTCGGGCCCGGCAAGCTCTCGCTCGACGCGATGCTAGGCAAGGGCGGCGGGGCCTCGAAATAAACCAAGGCATCGCGGGCGGGGTCGCCCGCGCTCTGCGATTGCGGGAATGGAGCCACGGCGACCTCGCCGTGGTCCGGCGTCACGCCTGCGGCCGGAAGAGGTCCTCGTAGGCGTACAGCAGCGCGCCGAAGAACAGCGGGATGGTGAACACCACGCCGATACCGAGGCCGATAAGGCCCAGCATGCCCAGGATGCCCGCGCAGATGAGCAGGAAAAACATGCTGAACCAGCGCCGGGTGATGACGCGGCGGCTGACCTCCAGGGCGGTCCACGGCGAGAGTCCCTGATCGATCACCAGCGCGTAGGCCAGGATCCACGAGACGCTCAGGTACACCATCGGGATGACACCGACGGCCATCCAGCCCAGGGCGAGCCCGCTCATGACCGGCATTTCAAAATTCTCGGGGGTCGCGCTGAGCCCGGCCTGGAACAGGGCGATAAACAGCGGGCCGAAGAAGACGGCCATCACGACAAACGAAACGACGTTCAGGATGAGCCCGGTGAGCATCAGCGGCACGAAGGCCTTGGAGAAGCCGGCGAAGACATCGCCGACATCGCGCGGCTCGCCGCGGATCTTGCCGATATAGAAATAATAGATGCCGCCGGTGAAGACGCCGGTGAGCAGCAGGCTGCAGATGAAGCCCACGAGCGGGATCATGTTGGCCACGAATTGGACGATGAGCGCCAGCAGCGTGATGCCGACCAGCGGCAGGAAATTGCTTTTCCACAGTTCGAAGCTGCGGGAAAGGCAGCTGAACAGGTCGAAGGCCGCGGCCTGACCGGCCAGCCGCGCGGAGATCTCCGCCGGCGTGCCCGCCAGGGGGGCCGGGCCAGCCGCGGGCGCGAAGGCCGGGGCGGTGACGGGAGGTTCGCCGGGCCCCGCCGGGGTGGGGGTGGGGGCGCCGCCGAACTCGGGGAAGTCGCCCAGGGTCTGCCAGACCGTGCCGTCAGCGCGGCGGGCCTTCGTGGCGAGGTTGGCGCGACCGCCGAGGATCCATTCCTTGACCTTGGCTTCCGCCACCGGGCCGTATTCCTTCCCGTCTGCTCCGAGGATGGTGAACATAGTGGTCGCAGTCTGCGGGGACGGGGCGGAAGGTCAACGTTGGCGTGGCGACCCGCGCTCCGGTGCGCCGTGGGTAAACTCTCACTCGTCGCCGGACTTCTCCCGCACCCGCTGCCGCAGCGCCTTGGTGAGCTTTTTGAAGTCGGTCTTCTGTCGGCGCGACGCATCGGGGTTTACCCGACGGATCTCGTGGGCCGTGGTGCGCTGCATGCGCAGGTAGGTCTGCCAGCGCACCGGCTCGAGCGAGCCGTCGGCCAGCGCGGCGCGCACGGCGCAGCCGGGCTCGACGGTGTGCGCGCAGTCGCGGAATTTGCAGCGGGCGGCGACGGCGGCCACGTCGCCGAAGGCGGCGTCGATCCCGGCGGCGGCGTCCCACGGCGAGAGTTCGCGCATGCCGGGGGTGTCGATCACGATCACGCCGGAGGGGGCGACGATCAGCTCGCGCTGGGTGGTCGTGTGCCGGCCCTTGTTGTCCGGCCCGCGCACCTCCTGGGTGTCCTGCAGGTATTCGCCGACGAGCCGGTTGATGAGGGTGGATTTGCCGACGCCGGAAGAGCCGAGCAGGGCGACGGTGCGGCCGGGCTGCAGGTAGGGCTGCAGGGCCTTGAGGCCGCGGCGGGTCTGCGCACTGATGACATGGATGGGCACGTCGCGGCAGACCGCGGCCAACTCGGCGAGGATGCCGGCCGTGTCCTCGTTGAGGTCGACCTTGTTGAGCAGCACAACCGGCTCGGCGCCGCTGGCCCACGCGGCGGCCAGGTAACGCTCGAGGCGGTGCAGGTTGTAATTTCCATCCAGCGCGCTCACAAGGAACACGATGTCGATGTTGGCCGCGACCACCTGCTCGTGGTCCTGGTCACCGGCGGCCTTGCGCGAGAAGCAGGTGCGGCGCGGCAGCACGGCGTGGATGCCGGCCCGGGTGTCGTCGCCGGACTGCGGGATGATCGCCACCCAGTCGCCGATGGCGGGGTAGTCGGCGGCGGTGCGGGCGTCGTGGATGAACTTGCCCGTGCATTCGCCCAGCCGGGCGCCCTCCGCGCCGGTGACCTCAAAGAAGCCCTTCAGCTCCAGGGTGACGCGCGCGGGCACGGCGCCGGCGGCGGCATGAGGGGCGAAGGCGGCGGCGCAGGCGTCGTTCCAGCCAAGTTGGGCGAGGGTCACGGCGCGAGGTTGCCAGCGTCGGCCGGGCGGGGGCAACGCTACGTTTGCCCGCGCCGCGACGGGGGGGTGGGGGTCAAGGCGCGGTGAGCTTACCGCAAGGGATGCGAAGGCAAATGCCCCAAACGGCCGCACTATAGGGTATGCCCCAATTGTCCCACGCCATTGAGGGTCGGACACACCCCTCGTCCACCCCTCGCCCCACCCCGCTTCCCCCACGCGCCTCCCCGCGGTCCGGTCCGCCGGATGAGCCCGGCTTGTGGAAATACCCCGGTGTTGCCCGCTCGGGCAGCCTCGTCCTCATGTCGGTCCTGGTCTCGGCCGGCCTGCATGCCCTCGTGCTGCTGGGCTTCAACCACCGCGCGCCGCCGCCTCCCCCCGTGATCGTCGATGACGGCCCGCTGATCCAGATGGTCATGCCGGACATCGAGGAGGAGGAGGAAAAGCCCGTCGAGACCCTCGACGACATGGTGGAGGCCGACGCCCCCGCGATTTCCGTCCCCATGCTGGTCGACGTCCCGACAATCGTCCCGGTGGACGCCTTCGTGCAGCCGCTCGACTTTACCCCGGTGGTGACGGTGGACCCCAATTCCGTGCGCATGTCCGCGATCCCGGTCAACATCGCACGCGGCAGCGGCACGGGCGAGAAGCTGGGCAAGATCTTCGACATTTCGCAGCTCGACCGCCAGCCGCAGGCTGTCTTCCAGCCGGCCCCGGTGTTCCCGGTGGACCTGAAGAGCACCTACTCCGAATCGGCGGTCACGATGGAATTCATCATCAACACCAAGGGTGAGGTCCTCATGCCCCGCGCCGTGGCCAGCCAGCACCGGCGCTTTGAGGAGGCCGCCATCGCCGGCCTCCTGAAGTGGAAGTTCAAACCCGGCGCCAAGGGCGGCAGGCCGGTCAACACGCGCACGCAGATCACGATCAAGTTCCGGGTGCTGAAAGACTGAGCACCACTTGGCGGCAGCCAGCCGGCTCAGGCCGGGGCGGCGACCGGCAGGGGGCGCCAGAGCAACGCGGTGTGCCCGACGGCGCCGACGCACAGGCACGGCGCCGCTTGCTCCACGGTGGTGGTGAGCGCCGCGCGTTCATGGCGGTCCTGCCCCCCGGTGAAACGCAGTTTCACGAGCTCATGCGTGGCGAACTGCCGGTTCAACTCGGTCAGGAACGCCGGGCTGACGCCGTCTTTGCCCAGCCACGCGCCGTCGGCCATAGTCTGGCCGAGGCCGCGCAGCTTGGTCTTTTCAGCACCGGTGAGGGAGGGAAGGGTCATGGGGGGCAACTTGGCCACGGATTGCGCGGATGGTCACGGTTAAAACCGCCGTGCGCGGGATTTACTCGCGGGCGAACTCTCCCAGCGGGAGTTCGCGCCAGTGACCCGCGGGCAGGTCGCCCAGGTCCAGATGACCGAAACGCGTGCGGTGCAGCGTGAGCACCTCGGCCCCCTGGCTGCCGAACATCCGGCGCACCTGATGATACCGGCCCTCGGTGAGCGTCAGCGCGGCGGCGCGGGGACCGAGGACGTCCAGCTGCGCCGGGGCGCAGGGCGTCGACTCGTCTGGCAACACGAGGGTGCCCGCGGCAAAGAGTTCCCTGAGGCCGGCCGGCAGGTCGGTGGCGAGGGTGGCGTGATAGACCTTGGGGACCTTGTGCTTGGGTGAGGTCAACCGGTGGACGAGGTCGCTTTGGTCGGTGAGGAGCAGGAGGCCGCTGGTGTCCTTGTCGAGCCGACCGATCGAGGTGACCAGCGGGTTGCGCGCACGCCAGCGCGGCGGGAGCAGGGAGTAGACGTTCGGGCCCTCCCGCTCGTCGTGCGAGCAGACGAGGCCCACGGGTTTGTGCAGCAGGAGCAGCAGACCGTCGGGGTGGTCAAGCGGTTCCCCGTCCACGCGAACCGCGGTTGCGTCCGCCTTGGCGCCAAAGTCCTTTTCGATTTTGCCCGCGACCGTCACCCGACCCGCCCGGATCCACTCGCGGGCTTCCCGGCGGGAGCAGTAGCCGAGGTTGGCAAGGAGCTGGTCGAGACGGCGCATGGGGGTGCATTAGCCATGAAACGCGGGGAAAAGCCATGCAAAGAATATCGCCCCATTTTTGTGCCTTTCCGCGACGCTTTGTGGTTTTTCATCCGTAGTTTTAGAACCCATGCGCTGGATACTCCTTTCCCTGACGGCGGTCGTGACCCTGGCCTCGACCCTGAACGTCGTGCGCGCCCCCGACTCGACCCTGGGGTGGAAGCTGGCGCTGGTCGTCGGTGAGTTCGGACACTGGTTGGTGCTGGTGCCCCTGGCCCTGGCCGGGGTGGCCGGTTGGACCACCACCGGTTCCTGGCGGCTGGCGATCCTGGGCGCTTGCGCGCTGGCCGTTGCCGCCCTGGTGCGGCCGGCGGTCAGTGCCGCCCGGCTTACGGACCGCTTTGACTGGGTGCGGCTCTACCGGCTGGGTGCGGACCCGCGCGGATCGGTGCGCCCGGAGGTTTATGCGCGGCCGGGCGGACAGGCGATGAAACTGGATTTTTATGCGCCGACGCTGCGCAAGGATACCACGCGCCGTCCGCCGTGCCTCGTCGTGATCCATGGCGGGGGGTGGGATAGTGGCGACAATACGCAGCTCACGGCCTGGAACCACCGGTGGGCGGCCCGCGGCTGGGCGGTGGCGGCCCTGAATTACCGGCTGGCACCGGTGCATCCTTGGCCGGCGGCCCGTGACGATGTGCGTGCGGCTATTGCCTGGTTGAAAGCGAACGCAGACCGCCTCGGGCTCGACCCGGACCGAGTGGTGATTCTCGGCCGGTCGG is from Lacunisphaera limnophila and encodes:
- a CDS encoding DUF692 domain-containing protein — protein: MPANPYNGFTDYGIGLGLRVPHYDHILAEKPTVDWFEIISETFMVEGGRPLEVLDRILAQYRVVQHGVSLYFGSADKPDRAHLKKLKALTQRTKTPWLSDHLCWGSVDGTYSHDLLPMPYTLAAARHTAEKIRMVRDYLELPIAVENVSSYTEFHVSEMTEWEFLTEVVERADCGILLDVNNIYVSSKNHGFDPYEYVNHVPHHRVAQMHIAGHTKFEKYILDTHDHPVLDPVWQLYAHAIRKCGVTATLLEWDDKIPSFQEVHDEALKANQFIAQAREAKIPLPPKTRRTRPR
- a CDS encoding DNA-binding domain-containing protein, translating into MKQKSPSRRKPAAPARVDSSRDLAGLQRAVWGLVSQPLTARNRMRPRTPGGRSTAAVAGEIAKPNDRLTAFERLEIYNRMYWFRVLDSLAEDCPGLRAVLGERKFLRLAEAYLQRYPSRSYTLRNLPARLERFIREEPQWTKPHTALCRDLARFEWAQVEVYDGATLPRFTVEDLRGANPARLRLALQPYLQLLLLDYPVDDFLIAIKKREALLRGDASNAPTGVRTTKKVRIPRPKRQRCAVAVHRLDGRIYFKRLEPAACQVLLALRAGRPLAAALAAGLPARSRQSGEALAAQVQGWFTTWMQLGWFCRRT
- a CDS encoding DoxX family protein, whose product is MHLRPLLAKFDTAAAYLQSPLLLALRLYWGWQFAQTGWGKLMNLDRTAGFFASLDIPLPKLNAVMAGGTECLGGVLLLLGLFARPAAVPLIFTMLVAYGTADRDALNAIVSNPDEFVTAAPFLFLLASLIVLAFGPGKLSLDAMLGKGGGASK
- the rsgA gene encoding ribosome small subunit-dependent GTPase A; translated protein: MTLAQLGWNDACAAAFAPHAAAGAVPARVTLELKGFFEVTGAEGARLGECTGKFIHDARTAADYPAIGDWVAIIPQSGDDTRAGIHAVLPRRTCFSRKAAGDQDHEQVVAANIDIVFLVSALDGNYNLHRLERYLAAAWASGAEPVVLLNKVDLNEDTAGILAELAAVCRDVPIHVISAQTRRGLKALQPYLQPGRTVALLGSSGVGKSTLINRLVGEYLQDTQEVRGPDNKGRHTTTQRELIVAPSGVIVIDTPGMRELSPWDAAAGIDAAFGDVAAVAARCKFRDCAHTVEPGCAVRAALADGSLEPVRWQTYLRMQRTTAHEIRRVNPDASRRQKTDFKKLTKALRQRVREKSGDE
- a CDS encoding TonB family protein, with the protein product MSVLVSAGLHALVLLGFNHRAPPPPPVIVDDGPLIQMVMPDIEEEEEKPVETLDDMVEADAPAISVPMLVDVPTIVPVDAFVQPLDFTPVVTVDPNSVRMSAIPVNIARGSGTGEKLGKIFDISQLDRQPQAVFQPAPVFPVDLKSTYSESAVTMEFIINTKGEVLMPRAVASQHRRFEEAAIAGLLKWKFKPGAKGGRPVNTRTQITIKFRVLKD
- a CDS encoding YhbY family RNA-binding protein, with product MTLPSLTGAEKTKLRGLGQTMADGAWLGKDGVSPAFLTELNRQFATHELVKLRFTGGQDRHERAALTTTVEQAAPCLCVGAVGHTALLWRPLPVAAPA
- a CDS encoding pseudouridine synthase, whose protein sequence is MRRLDQLLANLGYCSRREAREWIRAGRVTVAGKIEKDFGAKADATAVRVDGEPLDHPDGLLLLLHKPVGLVCSHDEREGPNVYSLLPPRWRARNPLVTSIGRLDKDTSGLLLLTDQSDLVHRLTSPKHKVPKVYHATLATDLPAGLRELFAAGTLVLPDESTPCAPAQLDVLGPRAAALTLTEGRYHQVRRMFGSQGAEVLTLHRTRFGHLDLGDLPAGHWRELPLGEFARE
- a CDS encoding alpha/beta hydrolase, whose product is MRWILLSLTAVVTLASTLNVVRAPDSTLGWKLALVVGEFGHWLVLVPLALAGVAGWTTTGSWRLAILGACALAVAALVRPAVSAARLTDRFDWVRLYRLGADPRGSVRPEVYARPGGQAMKLDFYAPTLRKDTTRRPPCLVVIHGGGWDSGDNTQLTAWNHRWAARGWAVAALNYRLAPVHPWPAARDDVRAAIAWLKANADRLGLDPDRVVILGRSAGGQIATAVAYCETDPAVRGVIALYAPHDMTFAWGVSREDDALNSVKLMRQYLGGPPDTPERIALYESASGQQLAGRHSPPTLLVHGYPDRLVWYRHSRRLAARLEELGVPHTHVELPWATHAFDYNPDGPGGQVADAAITEFLDRVGR